In Lautropia mirabilis, one DNA window encodes the following:
- a CDS encoding methyltransferase domain-containing protein has protein sequence MLKPVGLDRAALRRSFNEKRSGAQRADFLLAEVERRLDERLEPMRLDGVETVLDLGCGLGRSLPVLARRFPEAQVLALDMAEQPLIEQHRLDMRARRGLQGLLARIRVREKPQTRPPHWIAADAHRLPLPANSVQVVWSNLVFHWFDDPLAVLKECYRVLKPHGLLVFSALGVDTCRELRALVPDSSAQNLGQHGAQGQWPSLQDMHDWGDAMVETGFDAPVMDTEHIQLAYESTASLQADLAGMGFPAAPEAGVPALTVELVFGHAWVPAQKARADGLAPINILRRGAHPG, from the coding sequence ATGCTTAAGCCAGTCGGTCTGGACCGTGCCGCCTTGCGCCGGTCGTTCAATGAAAAGCGTTCGGGCGCCCAGCGGGCAGATTTTCTGCTGGCCGAGGTGGAGCGTCGGCTGGACGAGCGGCTGGAGCCGATGCGTCTGGACGGCGTGGAGACGGTGCTGGATCTGGGCTGCGGTCTGGGCCGGTCGCTGCCGGTTCTGGCCCGGCGTTTTCCGGAGGCGCAGGTGCTGGCGCTGGACATGGCCGAGCAGCCGCTCATCGAGCAGCACCGGCTGGACATGCGGGCGCGGCGCGGCCTGCAGGGGCTGCTGGCGCGCATCCGGGTGCGCGAGAAGCCCCAGACCCGTCCGCCGCACTGGATCGCGGCCGATGCGCATCGGCTGCCGCTGCCGGCCAACAGTGTGCAGGTGGTCTGGTCGAACCTGGTGTTCCACTGGTTCGACGATCCGCTGGCGGTGCTGAAGGAGTGCTATCGGGTGCTGAAGCCGCATGGGCTTCTGGTGTTCTCGGCCCTGGGGGTGGATACCTGCCGCGAGCTGCGTGCGCTGGTGCCGGATTCGTCGGCACAGAATCTGGGGCAGCACGGGGCGCAAGGGCAGTGGCCGTCGCTGCAGGACATGCACGACTGGGGCGATGCCATGGTGGAGACCGGCTTCGATGCGCCGGTGATGGACACCGAACACATCCAGCTGGCCTATGAATCCACGGCTTCGCTGCAGGCGGATCTGGCCGGAATGGGTTTTCCGGCGGCGCCGGAGGCGGGCGTGCCTGCGCTCACGGTGGAGCTGGTGTTCGGTCATGCCTGGGTGCCGGCGCAGAAGGCGCGGGCCGACGGGCTGGCGCCCATCAACATCCTTCGCCGGGGCGCCCATCCCGGCTGA
- a CDS encoding SCO family protein yields the protein MKSPESSPGRLPLSVDHALGTPHLSRRRVLSSVPAAALWLGGGALMGSLAACSKEKGMTFKSTDLGGADYGNELSLTDVSTGKPVTLASFKDHVVLLFFGFTQCPDICPTTLLKAKEIRDALGPDGKRLDVVFVTLDPERDTAEVLPAYVHSFDPSFIALRGDMAATKKVAREFRVFFQKVPNQDGSSYTLDHTAASYVIDKTGKLRLLVRYTDPVDNVVSDLKQLLAA from the coding sequence ATGAAATCACCTGAGTCCTCTCCCGGTCGTCTTCCCCTATCCGTCGATCACGCCTTGGGCACGCCGCACCTGTCGCGGCGGCGTGTGCTGTCGTCCGTGCCGGCCGCAGCCCTGTGGCTGGGGGGCGGCGCCCTGATGGGCAGTCTGGCTGCCTGCTCGAAAGAGAAGGGCATGACGTTCAAGTCCACCGACCTGGGCGGCGCCGACTACGGCAACGAGCTGTCGCTGACCGATGTCAGCACCGGCAAGCCCGTGACGCTGGCCAGCTTCAAGGACCACGTGGTGCTGCTGTTCTTCGGCTTCACGCAGTGCCCGGACATCTGCCCCACCACGCTGCTGAAGGCCAAGGAAATCAGGGACGCACTGGGCCCGGACGGCAAGCGGCTGGACGTGGTGTTCGTCACGCTGGATCCCGAGCGCGACACGGCCGAGGTGCTGCCGGCCTACGTGCATTCCTTCGACCCGTCCTTCATCGCCCTGCGCGGCGACATGGCGGCCACCAAGAAGGTGGCGCGCGAATTCCGCGTCTTCTTCCAGAAGGTGCCCAATCAGGACGGTTCCAGCTACACGCTCGATCATACGGCCGCGTCCTATGTCATCGACAAGACCGGCAAGCTGCGCCTGCTGGTGCGCTACACTGACCCCGTCGATAACGTGGTCAGCGACCTGAAGCAGTTGCTGGCGGCCTGA
- a CDS encoding coiled-coil domain-containing protein — MNALGWLVLGLLIGWAIEFAIDFLYWRKKAQEEAEALAQQESVLLAQQTELGHRQATLRLREKEMADLQASLASRDAELLQQARRVEERSDDLSRVEQAIEKRRADLDRMGLTLNEREKEIAARGEQLRSKEVNYNRRLDTLESTEAELARRVAVVSNREEAMQSWEGRILSREHDVADREASVNYHANRIANDAAGYEAVKHLLKQHYRTAEGRDRLQALVGIDDRTVELLNQAGIRTFERLAETSMGELTRLMEAAGPRYALANPLSWAEQAGLFLAEDWVALDELQAELKGEKRENVAAGLLAAMRRRPGAPQANDTQEAAQQAAEMPAAETPVAETAAAGVAAAAGVAVGTVAAMGATAQDTSADEASETVSTEAAEATVQSGDDAAAGEAQTAHDAHAADDEGAETAESTLDQEAMVWGSDAGDEYEAEADEGLASVFVNPRRERTVEHVVAEVVDAEQHEQGWRSGGDVSDAHVLSEHASGSSGHTAAADPAGTPPESHPYGQAHRP, encoded by the coding sequence ATGAACGCACTGGGTTGGCTCGTCCTTGGTCTGCTGATCGGCTGGGCCATCGAATTCGCCATCGACTTCCTGTACTGGCGCAAGAAGGCGCAAGAAGAGGCCGAGGCCCTGGCCCAGCAGGAAAGCGTGCTGCTGGCCCAGCAGACCGAGCTGGGTCATCGCCAGGCCACGCTGCGCCTGCGTGAAAAGGAAATGGCCGATCTGCAGGCCTCGCTGGCCAGCCGTGATGCCGAGCTGCTGCAGCAGGCTCGCCGTGTGGAAGAGCGCTCCGACGATCTGTCCCGCGTGGAGCAGGCCATCGAGAAGCGCCGTGCCGACCTGGACCGCATGGGCCTGACGCTGAACGAGCGCGAAAAGGAAATCGCGGCCCGTGGCGAGCAGCTGCGTTCCAAGGAAGTGAATTACAACCGCCGCCTGGACACGCTGGAAAGCACCGAGGCCGAGCTGGCACGCCGCGTGGCGGTGGTCAGCAACCGCGAGGAAGCCATGCAGAGCTGGGAAGGGCGCATCCTGTCCCGCGAGCATGATGTGGCCGACCGCGAGGCTTCCGTCAATTACCACGCCAACCGCATTGCCAATGACGCGGCCGGCTACGAGGCCGTCAAGCACCTGCTGAAGCAGCACTATCGCACCGCCGAAGGGCGTGACCGTCTGCAGGCGCTGGTGGGCATCGATGACCGCACCGTCGAGCTGCTCAACCAGGCCGGCATCCGCACCTTCGAGCGCTTGGCCGAGACCTCCATGGGTGAACTTACCCGCCTGATGGAAGCTGCTGGTCCGCGCTATGCACTGGCCAACCCGCTCAGCTGGGCCGAGCAGGCCGGCCTGTTCCTGGCCGAGGACTGGGTGGCACTGGACGAGCTGCAGGCCGAGCTGAAGGGCGAGAAGCGCGAGAACGTGGCCGCAGGGCTGCTGGCTGCCATGCGCCGCCGGCCGGGTGCCCCCCAGGCCAACGATACGCAGGAAGCTGCCCAGCAGGCAGCTGAGATGCCTGCCGCCGAAACGCCGGTGGCGGAAACGGCTGCCGCCGGGGTGGCTGCAGCCGCGGGTGTCGCCGTAGGCACGGTGGCTGCCATGGGCGCCACGGCGCAGGACACGTCGGCCGATGAGGCCTCCGAGACCGTTTCGACGGAAGCTGCTGAAGCCACGGTGCAGTCGGGTGACGATGCAGCCGCCGGCGAGGCGCAGACCGCGCATGATGCGCACGCTGCCGACGACGAAGGCGCCGAGACCGCCGAGTCCACGCTGGACCAGGAAGCCATGGTCTGGGGATCGGACGCCGGTGATGAATACGAGGCTGAAGCCGACGAGGGACTGGCTTCCGTCTTCGTCAACCCGCGCCGCGAGCGGACGGTCGAGCACGTCGTGGCCGAAGTGGTCGACGCGGAGCAGCACGAGCAGGGCTGGCGCTCTGGAGGCGATGTCTCCGACGCCCACGTGCTGTCCGAGCATGCGTCCGGCTCCTCCGGACACACAGCCGCGGCCGACCCTGCCGGCACCCCGCCGGAAAGCCACCCCTACGGCCAGGCCCACAGGCCCTGA
- a CDS encoding tRNA (cytidine(34)-2'-O)-methyltransferase — MFHVVLVQPEIPPNTGNVIRLCANTGCALHLIEPLGFPIDHAKMRRAGLDYHEFTAITVHKNWAAFLDSMRASMAAASGSYPQAAPSQTPHSNARQIPFSGRLYGLSTSGHKSPYDHRFLPGDCLVFGRETSGLPDDVQDSLGTDHLLRLPMRPHNRSLNLSNAVAVTVFEAWRQQGFEGAAL, encoded by the coding sequence GTGTTCCACGTCGTCCTTGTCCAGCCCGAAATCCCGCCCAACACCGGCAACGTCATCCGCCTGTGCGCCAACACCGGCTGCGCCCTGCACCTCATCGAACCGCTGGGCTTTCCCATCGACCACGCCAAGATGCGCCGCGCGGGGCTGGATTATCATGAATTCACGGCCATAACCGTGCACAAGAACTGGGCAGCCTTCCTGGACAGCATGCGGGCTTCCATGGCCGCAGCATCCGGCTCTTACCCGCAGGCCGCGCCCAGCCAGACACCCCACAGCAACGCGCGACAAATCCCCTTCTCCGGCCGCCTGTACGGCCTGAGCACCAGCGGCCACAAAAGCCCCTACGACCATCGCTTCCTGCCCGGAGACTGCCTGGTCTTTGGCCGCGAGACCTCCGGCCTGCCCGACGACGTGCAGGACAGCCTGGGCACCGACCACCTGCTGCGCCTGCCCATGCGCCCCCACAACCGCAGCCTGAACCTGTCCAACGCAGTGGCCGTGACCGTCTTCGAGGCATGGCGGCAGCAGGGGTTTGAGGGGGCGGCGCTATGA
- a CDS encoding OmpA family protein, translating into MPSPSPLHPPESVRRFTSLKVGVLLLFVLLLTLFGVQEGEGDAQHEAQQQLASASGNTHTESIELPLGRQAAQAAGSAQGQDGQGAGRQANVQGAGPSDDRRAAPVSKDNAPQDKAAALSAGVAATNGTPADAMADSQAGPAVPAGESVMAPEDDDQPPRPATGDAMIELPGPPSFSLAHDPAGGIRLAGEVPDDDTRNQWMNAIRLGARGEPVEGSLRLRHIDGHAAARWEPQLTALVALVRERNISELRVRSDVVEVFGGAQTPAQGRETLELIRAQVPNGYRVLARDEAGAAGASRLAAAGAAAQGAQRLADANRLAGRDARAQADAQKAADARNAATKARDARNSRDSRNARDTRQAATDSRNLRTVAAGSCPRSLKQLSAPIFFKSGSSSLSPAETRRLQQLGACLGRTAWVRVTGYADPRYSAAYNKTLSERRARAVAGAISEGGFSSARITVVGAGKTSPRTKVRADKATLQRARRVDILVG; encoded by the coding sequence ATGCCATCACCTTCGCCACTGCATCCGCCCGAGTCCGTGCGCCGCTTCACCTCGCTGAAAGTGGGCGTCCTGTTGCTGTTCGTCCTGCTGCTGACGCTGTTCGGCGTGCAGGAGGGCGAGGGCGATGCCCAGCACGAGGCGCAGCAGCAGCTTGCCTCCGCCTCCGGCAACACGCATACGGAATCCATCGAGCTGCCTCTGGGCAGGCAGGCTGCCCAGGCAGCCGGATCGGCGCAGGGCCAGGATGGGCAGGGCGCAGGGCGGCAGGCCAATGTCCAGGGCGCCGGCCCGTCGGATGACCGCCGGGCGGCCCCTGTCTCGAAGGACAATGCTCCGCAGGACAAGGCTGCCGCATTGTCGGCCGGCGTTGCCGCCACGAACGGGACACCGGCCGATGCCATGGCCGACAGCCAGGCAGGCCCGGCCGTTCCCGCTGGGGAATCGGTGATGGCCCCCGAGGACGATGATCAGCCACCCAGGCCCGCCACGGGCGACGCGATGATTGAGCTGCCCGGTCCGCCGAGCTTCTCGCTGGCGCACGATCCGGCAGGTGGCATCCGCCTGGCGGGCGAAGTGCCCGACGACGACACCCGCAACCAGTGGATGAATGCCATTCGCCTGGGCGCCCGGGGCGAGCCCGTCGAGGGCAGTCTGCGCCTGCGCCACATCGATGGTCATGCCGCTGCCCGCTGGGAGCCGCAGCTGACCGCCCTGGTGGCCCTGGTCCGTGAACGCAACATCAGCGAACTGCGTGTGCGCAGCGACGTGGTGGAAGTGTTTGGCGGTGCCCAGACGCCCGCCCAGGGCCGCGAAACGCTGGAGCTGATCCGCGCCCAAGTCCCCAACGGTTACCGCGTGCTGGCCCGTGATGAGGCAGGCGCTGCCGGAGCATCCCGTCTGGCTGCCGCCGGTGCAGCAGCCCAGGGTGCCCAGCGTCTGGCCGATGCCAACCGCCTGGCAGGACGGGACGCCCGTGCCCAGGCCGACGCGCAGAAGGCTGCCGATGCACGCAATGCTGCCACCAAGGCACGAGATGCCCGCAACAGCCGCGACAGCCGCAACGCGCGCGATACCCGCCAGGCCGCTACCGACAGCCGCAACCTGCGCACCGTTGCAGCCGGAAGCTGCCCGCGGTCGCTGAAGCAACTGTCCGCGCCGATCTTCTTCAAGTCGGGCAGTTCCAGCCTGTCGCCGGCCGAGACGCGCCGCCTGCAGCAGCTGGGCGCCTGCCTGGGCCGCACCGCCTGGGTGCGTGTCACCGGCTACGCCGATCCGCGCTACTCCGCCGCCTACAACAAGACCCTGTCCGAGCGCCGTGCGCGTGCCGTGGCAGGCGCCATCAGCGAAGGGGGCTTCTCCTCGGCCCGCATCACGGTGGTGGGTGCCGGCAAGACCTCCCCCCGCACCAAGGTCCGCGCCGACAAGGCCACGCTGCAGCGCGCCCGCCGGGTGGACATTCTGGTGGGTTGA
- a CDS encoding DUF2442 domain-containing protein, with translation MKNTEMKSGGHGMNTSARTVRFDDVTMWVDLSDGRTLGVPLAWFPRLLNATPAQRESVEIGRHGLHWESIDEDISIEGLLAGRGDMTRQGMAALLPA, from the coding sequence TTGAAGAACACCGAGATGAAATCAGGAGGGCATGGCATGAACACTTCGGCCAGGACGGTGCGGTTTGATGACGTCACGATGTGGGTCGACCTTTCGGATGGACGGACGCTGGGTGTACCGCTAGCTTGGTTTCCCCGCTTGTTGAACGCAACGCCAGCGCAGCGCGAAAGTGTGGAGATAGGGCGTCATGGGTTGCACTGGGAGTCCATCGACGAAGACATTTCTATTGAAGGGTTGTTGGCCGGGCGGGGAGACATGACGCGGCAGGGGATGGCCGCATTGCTTCCAGCCTGA
- a CDS encoding DUF4160 domain-containing protein: MPTVFRYKGIRFLFYSNEGSPREPLHIHARGNGGDAKIWLFPDARIASSDGFSRSEQLEIIRVVEEHRDEIRRAWHEHFGQDGAV; the protein is encoded by the coding sequence ATGCCTACGGTCTTCAGGTACAAGGGGATTCGGTTCCTCTTCTACTCGAACGAAGGCAGTCCTCGGGAGCCGCTCCATATTCATGCTCGGGGTAATGGTGGTGATGCAAAGATCTGGCTGTTTCCCGATGCTCGTATAGCCTCTAGTGATGGCTTCAGCAGATCGGAGCAGCTGGAGATCATTCGAGTCGTTGAAGAACACCGAGATGAAATCAGGAGGGCATGGCATGAACACTTCGGCCAGGACGGTGCGGTTTGA
- a CDS encoding ComF family protein: MPASPHAVIWQQGRHWLGQLTARLLPRACLLCEAPCLDQPLCAHCREALPGRGRLRCPRCALPLSARPLSADSTSPALPCPQCQQHPLALTATFALADYLPPLDRTLVALKFGQQLQLARPLGGLLMEHLLANPAQPLQQVDALVPIPLSGPRLAERGFNQSLQLARGMRAHAPSTCPPIRTDWLLRMRDTARQSSLPRAQRQKNLRGAFSVPDPKRVSGQHLALVDDVMTSGNTLNEAAQTLLAAGAASVMALVVARTP, translated from the coding sequence ATGCCAGCCTCTCCTCATGCCGTGATCTGGCAGCAAGGCCGCCACTGGCTGGGCCAGCTGACCGCCCGGCTGCTGCCCCGCGCCTGCCTGCTGTGCGAAGCACCCTGCCTGGACCAGCCGCTGTGCGCGCACTGCCGGGAGGCGCTGCCGGGGCGTGGGCGCCTGCGGTGCCCGCGCTGTGCGCTGCCCCTTTCTGCGCGGCCCCTTTCAGCAGATTCAACCAGCCCCGCCCTGCCATGCCCCCAGTGCCAGCAACACCCGCTGGCGCTGACCGCCACCTTTGCGCTGGCCGATTATCTGCCGCCGCTGGACCGGACGCTGGTCGCCCTGAAATTCGGCCAGCAACTGCAACTGGCTCGCCCCCTGGGCGGGCTGCTGATGGAGCACCTGCTGGCTAATCCCGCCCAGCCGCTGCAACAGGTGGACGCGCTGGTGCCGATTCCACTGTCCGGCCCGCGCCTGGCCGAACGCGGCTTCAACCAGAGCCTGCAACTGGCCCGCGGCATGCGCGCCCACGCCCCCAGCACCTGCCCACCCATCCGCACCGACTGGCTGCTGCGCATGCGCGACACCGCCCGCCAGTCCAGCCTGCCCCGCGCCCAACGTCAGAAGAACCTGCGCGGCGCCTTCAGCGTGCCGGACCCCAAGCGCGTGTCCGGCCAGCACCTGGCCCTGGTGGATGACGTGATGACCAGCGGCAACACACTGAACGAAGCCGCCCAGACCCTGCTGGCCGCCGGCGCAGCCTCGGTCATGGCGCTGGTGGTGGCGCGCACGCCGTAG
- a CDS encoding Ig-like domain-containing protein, with protein MAARFEIYRTQDGGVEQLRLRPGENRVRVLPGRQFRLQDSNLDAEQLRVLQVDSDLVIENVPLDGDAGTASVILEGYYRICSASDQCAVTAGGDETVSIPDAAEGAGGAVLLADVNTKPLGALNDGTFVLYDPKFEAPILPVLGDVPTKPLLYGLGGAAVLGLAAAGGGGGGGGDGQAPQGNISLTLKSATYFNTRFPVLNGTAEPGSEVQVRIDTDGDQHANVTYTTKADENGNWAVDLKTATPSSGTLPATGLSDTNSLEVVGSNKGVQSTLPLTTLHFDDTPPASAEVASVAGDNIITAPEKAAGVAISGTAEANGSVELKLGTVTRLVAVDANGNWSTTLQADDLPAADGSYTLSATAIDAAGNRAPEVTSKVIMNTTGTAAIIGTISEDGYVNAKEAAAPVKVMGTAAPNSKVALWLTDEKNPLAEVQADANGKWEAGVPLPAGLADGKHALSVTTTNAQGNTATSKAEFTLDKTPPAPAANLKLEGNDTTITSLEAKNGVSLSGTGEAGTKVTVSIGGGKTQTATVGANGGWKVEFKEGDLPMPGQGNSTNTAFNVVLQDKAGNDSAVATQNVTLQGPLRPLSTPLISTIAGDDIINAAEAQGAVSVSGIADAGSIVHVKLGSSTDTVTAGINGAWTAQLTNLSKVPDGSYDVTAVASQPGRANSVAAAHKVTLDKTAPGQPTNIKTNGGDTTISAEEAKTGKITFTGDTPTGAQNADTVTVTWNGVSKPGTVTNGKWSVDFDSVPSVPAGQASTTADVTVVAHDKAGNNSTTAKQTITVQNSALPSLAPTFDPVAQDDIVNKAEAGSVNISGTAAPNATLQVVIGTRPPQSVTADGQGKWIIEGLNMSGLPDGKYIMSATATAPGGTTSAPANHEFTVDKTPPSLHFSGFAKTQTIAPEAAKGDLTFRGSSGEANTTLSATWNGKPVPISHTVGSFWRVTVPAADIPPAPANGTAKAALVVTSTDKAGNTAETTLDVTIQGAPAVTRQTTVNGKVANDDVINAVEANGVEVSGTAEPNSDIRVQVPGTKVATTVRSGADGLWKAALNFTGLQDGQHTIEATASQPGSTSTSVGTHTVTLAKTPPAKPTNLQFDGHASKVITGAEATDGVTVTGDVAPGSKVQVQLGTTTRPADVDAAGHFSATLPAPAVTPGGSQPYSVTVTVADAAGNKPQSWAERIEVQGPALKPATPVPAAVTTAALTPATPDADADAAGGAAAQPATPTTPAAAPAADAAAQPTTPAAQPSALGIAAGDTLGKSLATAKALPSHQGSRLSLNELLDQSETLSLPGEASSAGSNAATSAAGSTAGTGTPPAAAAATDVATAVESSATALSSTATVNTLLGTQQPWETTHPAL; from the coding sequence ATGGCAGCACGATTCGAGATCTATCGGACGCAGGACGGCGGTGTGGAACAGCTGCGGCTCAGGCCCGGCGAGAACCGGGTTCGGGTGCTGCCCGGGCGACAGTTCCGGCTACAGGATTCCAACCTGGACGCCGAACAGCTGCGAGTCCTGCAGGTGGACAGCGATCTGGTGATCGAGAACGTGCCGCTGGACGGCGATGCCGGCACCGCCTCAGTGATTCTGGAAGGCTACTACCGCATCTGCAGCGCCTCGGACCAGTGTGCCGTGACGGCCGGTGGCGACGAGACTGTGAGCATTCCGGACGCGGCAGAAGGTGCCGGGGGCGCCGTACTGCTGGCCGACGTGAACACCAAGCCGCTGGGCGCGCTGAACGACGGCACCTTCGTGCTGTATGACCCCAAGTTCGAGGCCCCCATCCTGCCCGTGCTGGGTGACGTGCCCACCAAGCCGCTGCTGTACGGCCTGGGCGGCGCGGCCGTGCTGGGCCTGGCCGCAGCCGGTGGTGGTGGCGGGGGCGGCGGCGATGGTCAGGCGCCCCAGGGCAACATCTCGCTCACGCTCAAATCCGCCACCTACTTCAACACGCGCTTCCCCGTGCTGAACGGCACGGCCGAACCCGGCTCCGAAGTGCAGGTGCGCATCGACACTGATGGCGACCAGCACGCCAACGTCACCTACACCACCAAGGCCGACGAAAACGGCAACTGGGCGGTAGACCTGAAGACCGCCACGCCCAGCAGCGGCACGCTGCCCGCCACCGGCCTGTCGGACACCAACAGCCTGGAAGTGGTGGGTTCCAACAAGGGCGTGCAGAGCACCCTGCCGCTGACCACGCTGCACTTCGACGACACGCCGCCGGCCAGCGCCGAAGTGGCGTCCGTGGCCGGTGACAACATCATCACTGCCCCGGAAAAGGCCGCAGGCGTTGCCATCAGTGGCACGGCCGAGGCCAACGGTTCGGTGGAACTCAAGCTGGGCACGGTGACCCGCCTGGTGGCCGTGGACGCCAACGGCAACTGGAGCACCACGCTGCAAGCCGATGACCTGCCCGCTGCCGATGGCTCCTACACGCTGAGCGCGACCGCCATTGATGCCGCCGGCAACCGCGCGCCGGAAGTGACCAGCAAGGTCATCATGAACACCACCGGCACCGCCGCCATCATCGGCACCATCAGCGAAGACGGCTACGTCAACGCCAAGGAAGCGGCTGCGCCGGTGAAGGTGATGGGTACGGCCGCGCCCAACAGCAAGGTTGCGCTGTGGCTGACCGACGAGAAGAACCCGCTGGCCGAGGTCCAGGCTGATGCCAACGGCAAGTGGGAAGCGGGCGTGCCGCTACCGGCAGGGCTTGCCGACGGCAAGCATGCGCTGTCGGTCACCACCACCAACGCCCAGGGCAACACCGCCACCAGCAAGGCCGAGTTCACGCTGGACAAGACGCCGCCCGCACCGGCTGCCAACCTGAAGCTGGAAGGAAACGACACCACCATCACCAGCCTCGAAGCCAAGAACGGCGTGAGCCTGAGCGGCACGGGCGAAGCCGGCACCAAGGTGACGGTCTCCATCGGTGGCGGCAAGACGCAGACCGCCACGGTGGGCGCCAACGGCGGCTGGAAGGTGGAATTCAAGGAAGGCGATCTGCCCATGCCCGGCCAGGGGAACAGCACCAACACGGCCTTCAACGTGGTGCTGCAGGACAAGGCCGGCAACGACAGTGCCGTTGCCACCCAGAACGTGACGCTGCAGGGCCCGCTGAGACCGCTGTCCACCCCCCTCATCAGCACGATTGCCGGCGATGACATCATCAACGCCGCCGAGGCCCAAGGTGCCGTATCGGTATCCGGCATTGCCGACGCGGGCTCGATCGTCCATGTCAAGCTGGGCAGCAGCACGGACACGGTCACGGCCGGCATCAATGGCGCCTGGACCGCCCAGTTGACGAACCTGTCCAAGGTACCCGACGGCAGCTACGACGTGACGGCAGTCGCCTCGCAGCCAGGGCGCGCAAACTCGGTCGCCGCCGCGCACAAGGTCACCCTCGACAAGACCGCTCCGGGTCAGCCCACCAACATCAAGACCAACGGTGGCGACACCACCATCAGCGCTGAAGAGGCCAAGACCGGCAAGATCACCTTCACGGGCGATACGCCGACCGGCGCCCAGAATGCCGATACGGTGACCGTGACCTGGAACGGAGTGTCGAAACCGGGCACCGTCACCAACGGCAAATGGAGCGTGGACTTCGATTCGGTGCCCTCGGTACCGGCCGGCCAGGCCAGCACCACGGCCGACGTGACTGTGGTGGCCCACGACAAGGCGGGCAACAACAGCACCACCGCCAAGCAGACCATCACGGTGCAGAACAGCGCCTTGCCATCCTTGGCCCCGACATTCGACCCCGTCGCCCAGGACGATATCGTCAATAAGGCCGAGGCGGGTAGCGTGAACATCTCGGGTACGGCGGCGCCCAACGCCACGCTCCAAGTGGTCATCGGCACTCGGCCCCCTCAGTCCGTGACGGCCGATGGCCAGGGCAAGTGGATCATTGAGGGCCTCAACATGAGTGGGCTGCCCGACGGCAAGTACATCATGTCGGCAACCGCCACTGCTCCGGGGGGCACGACGTCGGCTCCCGCCAACCACGAGTTCACGGTCGACAAGACACCGCCCAGTTTGCATTTCTCCGGTTTCGCAAAGACTCAGACCATCGCACCTGAAGCTGCGAAGGGCGACTTGACCTTCCGTGGCTCGTCGGGGGAGGCTAACACCACGCTGTCGGCCACCTGGAACGGCAAGCCCGTCCCCATCAGCCACACGGTGGGTTCATTCTGGAGGGTCACGGTTCCTGCCGCCGACATTCCCCCCGCGCCCGCCAATGGCACGGCCAAAGCCGCGCTGGTCGTGACTTCCACCGACAAGGCCGGCAACACGGCCGAGACCACGCTGGACGTGACGATCCAGGGTGCACCGGCCGTCACGCGCCAGACCACCGTGAACGGCAAGGTCGCAAATGACGACGTGATCAACGCCGTGGAAGCCAATGGCGTGGAAGTGTCGGGCACGGCCGAGCCCAACTCCGACATCCGCGTGCAGGTGCCGGGCACGAAGGTTGCGACCACCGTCCGGTCCGGCGCCGATGGCCTCTGGAAAGCGGCCCTGAACTTCACTGGTCTGCAGGATGGCCAACATACCATCGAGGCCACCGCCTCCCAGCCTGGCAGCACCTCGACATCCGTGGGCACCCACACGGTCACGCTGGCCAAGACCCCACCGGCCAAACCCACCAACCTGCAGTTCGACGGCCACGCCAGCAAGGTCATCACAGGGGCGGAAGCCACCGATGGCGTCACCGTCACGGGCGATGTAGCACCGGGATCGAAGGTGCAGGTCCAGCTGGGCACAACCACTCGGCCGGCAGACGTCGACGCTGCCGGGCACTTCTCGGCCACGCTGCCGGCCCCAGCCGTCACCCCGGGTGGCTCGCAGCCCTATTCGGTCACCGTGACGGTGGCCGATGCCGCCGGCAATAAGCCGCAAAGCTGGGCCGAACGGATCGAGGTGCAAGGCCCCGCCCTGAAGCCGGCAACGCCGGTGCCCGCCGCCGTCACAACGGCGGCACTCACGCCCGCCACTCCGGACGCAGATGCCGACGCGGCAGGCGGTGCCGCGGCGCAACCGGCCACACCCACCACACCTGCAGCGGCGCCCGCAGCGGATGCGGCCGCCCAGCCCACTACCCCGGCAGCGCAGCCGTCCGCCCTCGGCATCGCCGCGGGGGATACCCTGGGCAAATCGCTGGCCACGGCCAAGGCGCTGCCCAGCCATCAGGGCAGCCGCCTGTCTCTGAACGAGCTGCTGGACCAGAGCGAGACGCTGTCGCTGCCGGGTGAGGCATCCAGCGCCGGGTCGAATGCCGCCACATCGGCTGCCGGCAGCACGGCAGGCACGGGGACGCCCCCCGCCGCAGCGGCCGCTACGGACGTGGCGACGGCCGTGGAGTCCAGCGCCACCGCACTGAGCAGCACGGCCACGGTGAACACGCTGCTGGGCACCCAGCAGCCGTGGGAAACGACGCACCCTGCGCTCTGA